The Prevotella melaninogenica nucleotide sequence TGTCCTTGTCAAGGATAGCTGCACCCATTGAATAACGGAAACCGTTACAAGTAGTGATTACACCGTGATAGAAGAGCAACCAACCTTCGTCTGTCAAGAAAGGAACCGAACCTGCACCAATCTTCGTACACTGCCATGCACTCTCTGGGAAAGGAGTAACCTTCATCACACAACGATGCTCGCCCCAATACTTCATATCTGGGCTAAAACTGATATAGATGTCGCCGAAAGGAGTGTGACCATTGTCACTTGGACGACTCAACATAGCATACTTTCCATTGATCTTCTCTGGGAAGAGGACGCCATTACGATTGAATGGCAAGAAAGCATTCTCACACTGATAGAACTTCTTGAAGTCGAAGGTGTAAGCAATACCGATTGTTGGTCCGTGATAACCGTTACACCAAGTAATCCAATAACGGTCCTCAATCCATGTAACACGTGGGTCGTACTTGTATTCTGACTCAATCATTTCAGTGTTACCAGCCTCAAACTTAATAGGCTCGTGATTGATTTCCCAGTTCACACCATCCTTACTGAAACCAGCAAAAATGTTCATCTGTACCGCCTTGTTATCGCAACGGAACACACCAGCGAAGCCGTCCTCAAAAGGAACAACAGCACTATTGAAGATACTGTTTGATGTTGGAATATGATAACGATCGATGATTGGGTTCTTTGAATAACGCCACATCACATCCTTGCATCCTTCTGGACGTTCTTCCCAAGGCAGAATATCTTTTAAACTTTTCATTGTAAATATAGTTTTATGCTTTTAGTTTTTATAAATGTCTATACATTATAAGTACAAGCAAAGTTAGCTTTTTACTTCAACAAAAGGTAAGTTTTTATCATTCATTAAATAGGAAAAACACTTCTTAACAAGCAGTGTTAAGAATCTGTTATTTAACCAAACTTACTAAGAAAATAGTT carries:
- a CDS encoding glycoside hydrolase family 130 protein; protein product: MKSLKDILPWEERPEGCKDVMWRYSKNPIIDRYHIPTSNSIFNSAVVPFEDGFAGVFRCDNKAVQMNIFAGFSKDGVNWEINHEPIKFEAGNTEMIESEYKYDPRVTWIEDRYWITWCNGYHGPTIGIAYTFDFKKFYQCENAFLPFNRNGVLFPEKINGKYAMLSRPSDNGHTPFGDIYISFSPDMKYWGEHRCVMKVTPFPESAWQCTKIGAGSVPFLTDEGWLLFYHGVITTCNGFRYSMGAAILDKDNPEKVLYRTRPYLLAPNAPYELQGDVPNVVFPCAALQDGERVAVYYGAADTVVGMAFGYIKDIVEFTKNNSIL